Proteins encoded together in one Papaver somniferum cultivar HN1 unplaced genomic scaffold, ASM357369v1 unplaced-scaffold_21, whole genome shotgun sequence window:
- the LOC113340134 gene encoding uncharacterized protein LOC113340134: MGSKDRNFWLTDIGGRFRDLHILGCKAGTSGDAFMAMVKTRLVNEQGMNSTLELFLFNDEEGNACDKCESEEMFISFWNKGKVNKDNLVRLWFTPIIPTPSVREWGYVYDASSVSGVSGVTNYISPVRKKTVSKRVEVRRSPRLNKTATGYEDDQVNLPNVHQDECHPDDKPDFLFKDYDEEEDGEDESEDESGDDSEEETQEQMNYEDWVSMCARGIDVGNDPDDCNEDFNVGGFYEEQSAPVNASSDEDLPSQEVTQEEEAKWEEDFGQHLNEPQRLEMINEDTPEVTPGEISTGMAFGSMQAYKDHLREYAVLKHRDFKVKKGDKIRHYSYCAYRDAQKCAWMVNARKVPEKDDMTVTVRECNIEHTCKNPNEDYSRKCNAKFVAKYLLKTMDVASPVEKADDIAKKIIRPQLQTEIPKWVARHARRLVLAERDGTFETCYKKTPQLVIAATSLNPRSIGHFSWSRDDKDNRFESLILAYNAQIKGFMNGCRMVIGLDGAHLTGKFGGVMLSATGIDAQNGVFPLCMMICMGETEENWFMMLKEMRKRIPDMAGLTFISDRMKGILESVKRLYPLSNHRYCLRYI; the protein is encoded by the exons ATGGGTAGCAAGGATAGGAATTTCTGGTTAACTGATATAGGTGGCCGGTTTAGAGACTTGCATATTCTTGGTTGTAAAGCTGGTACCAGTGGAGATGCTTTTATGGCTATGGTAAAGACTAGGTTGGTGAATGAACAAGGTATGAATTCTACACTTGAACTGTTTTTATTTAATGATGAAGAAGGGAATGCATGTGATAAGTGTGAATCAGAAGAAATGTTTATTTCATTTTGGAACAAAGGGAAAGTAAATAAAGATAATTTGGTCAGACTGTGGTTCACTCCAATTATACCTACTCCTTCAGTGAGAGAATGGGGTTATGTTTATGATGCTTCCAGTGTTAGTGGGGTAAGTGGTGTGACTAATTATATCAGCCCAGTGAGGAAGAAAACTGTTAGTAAAAGGGTAGAGGTTAGGAGGAGTCCAAGACTTAATAAGACTGCTACT GGGTATGAAGATGACCAGGTGAATTTGCCTAATGTACATCAAGATGAGTGTCATCCTGATGACAAGCCTGACTTTCTCTTTAAGGACTATGATGAGGAAGAGGATGGTGAAGATGAAAGTGAGGATGAGAGTGGAGATGATAGTGAAGAAGAAACACAAGAACAGATGAATTATGAAGATTGGGTTTCTATGTGTGCTAGGGGTATAGATGTTGGTAATGACCCTGATGATTGTAATGAAGATTTCAATGTAGGTGGCTTTTATGAAGAGCAGAGTGCACCAGTGAATGCatcttcagatgaagatcttcccAGCCAAGAAGTCACTCAAGAGGAAGAAGCTAAGTGGGAAGAAGATTTTGGTCAGCATTTAAATGAACCACAACGTCTAGAAATGATAAATGAAGATACTCCTGAGGTCACACCTGGTGAAATAAGTACTGGTATGGCTTTTGGAAGTATGCAAGCTTATAAGGATCATTTAAGAGAATATGCAGTGTTGAAACACAGGGATTTTAAGGTGAAGAAAGGAGATAAAATCAGACACTATTCTTACTGTGCTTACAGGGATGCCCAAAAGTGTGCTTGGATGGTGAATGCAAGAAAGGTACCAGAGAAAGATGATATGACAGTCACAGTCAGAGAATGCAACATAGAACACACTTGtaaaaatcccaatgaagactaCAGCAGAAAATGCAATGCAAAATTTGTAGCTAAGTACTTGTTGAAGACGATGGATGTTGCTTCACCAGTGGAGAAGGCAGATGATATAGCTAAGAAAATCATTAGACCTCAGTTGCAAACTGAAATACCAAAATGGGTTGCTCGTCATGCAAGG AGATTGGTGCTAGCAGAAAGGGATGGAACATTTGAGACTTGTTACAAAAAAACACCACAATTGGTCATAGCTGCTACCTCATTGAACCCAAGGAGCATAGGTCATTTCAGCTGGTCCAGAGATGATAAAGATAACAGATTTGAGAGTCTCATTTTGGCGTATAATGCACAGATAAAAGGTTTTATGAATGGTTGTAGGATGGTTATTGGGTTAGATGGAGCTCACCTAACTGGTAAGTTTGGTGGTGTGATGCTTTCAGCAACAGGTATAGATGCTCAGAATGGGGTATTTCCTTTATGTATGATGATTTGTATGGGTGAAACTGAAGAAAATTGGTTTATGATGTTAAAAGAAATGAGAAAAAGGATACCAGATATGGCTGGACTGACCTTTATTTCTGATAGAATGAAGGGAATTCTTGAATCAGTAAAAAGATTGTATCCTTTGTCAAATCATAGATACTGCCTAAGGTACATTTAG
- the LOC113339969 gene encoding uncharacterized protein LOC113339969 isoform X2 encodes MIQPKISKKNSFFIMAATSSQECEMCNERNHQSIDCHWIYTRCKLVPCNGIRKLLKVKDGANSGKKFFSCSNPMCSYFEWFDDAIKSIAPQYNGGCKACFGDHKFSDCPWSQTRCINPKCNSTKALEGVEEVDGTFLLDPTSTAAEEDGAVALHFFWEPAVEEDGVVAASLPFENGGTSAVAVFDADVVAVVGADKAFLIFFVGAAVIQNSSPLTEHSILTPFFFGLEPTGGP; translated from the exons ATGATCCAAccaaaaatcagtaaaaaaaaTTCCTTCTTCATAATGGCTGCTACATCAAGCCAGGAATGTGAGATGTGCAACGAAAGaaatcatcaatcaattgattgtcaTTGGATCTACACAAGGTGTAAATTAGTTCCTTGTAATGGTATTCGTAAACTTTTAAAGGTCAAAGATGGtgctaattcagggaagaaattctTCTCTTGCTCTAATCCCATGTGTTCATACTTCGAATGGTTTGATGATGCAATTAAATCCATTGCACCTCAGTACAATGGAGGTTGTAAAGCTTGTTTTGGTGATCACAAATTTTCTGATTGTCCTTGGTCACAGACTAGATGTATCAACCCCAAATGCAATTCAACAAAG GCACTAGAAGGTGTAGAAGAAGTAGATGGTACCTTCCTTTTAGATCCAACATCAACTGCAGCGGAGGAGGATGGTGCAGTTGCCTTACACTTTTTCTGGGAACCAGCTGTAGAAGAAGATGGTGTAGTAGCAGCTTCCTTACCCTTTGAAAATGGTGGTACATCAGCAGTAGCAGTCTTTGATGCAGATGTTGTTGCAGTAGTTGGTGCAGACAAGgccttcctcatcttctttgttGGTGCAGCAGTAATACAAAACTCATCTCCATTAACAGAACATTCCATTCTAACTCCTTTCTTCTTTGGATTAGAACCAACTGGAGGACCTTGA
- the LOC113339969 gene encoding anthranilate synthase alpha subunit 2, chloroplastic-like isoform X1: MKSLIISTTLSAHPSSLHSHCHRLSPVSFPVTNSVPIVTGFSTSHNQPSLFRHYQRSSTVLKCRVSTIVSPPAIDDDDKFKFMEAAKKGNLIPLHRCIFSDQLTPVQAYRCLVKEEDDRDAPSFIMESVEQGYENTQVGRYSYVGAQPTMEIVAKETSVTIMNHIKGIKTEKIVENPMEIPKTLMEEWSPQLLDELPRAFCGTRRCRRSRWYLPFRSNINCSGGGWCSCLTLFLGTSCRRRWCSSSFLTL, encoded by the exons ATGAAATCTCTAATCATTTCAACGACATTATCAGCTCATCCGTCATCTCTTCATAGTCATTGTCATCGACTATCACCTGTATCATTTCCAGTTACAAACTCCGTTCCCATTGTTACCGGGTTTAGTACTTCTCATAATCAACCGAGTCTCTTCCGACACTACCAACGTTCATCAACCGTACTAAAATGCCGTGTCTCAACTATTGTTTCTCCTCCAGcaatagatgatgatgataagttcAAGTTTATGGAAGCGGCAAAGAAAGGCAACTTGATACCGCTCCACCGCTGTATATTCTCGGATCAATTGACTCCAGTACAGGCTTACAGATGTCTagttaaagaagaagatgacaggGATGCTCCTAGTTTCATTATGGAATCTGTCGAACAGGGTTATGAAAATACACAAGTT GGGCGATATAGTTATGTTGGAGCTCAGCCAACAATGGAGATAGTAGCTAAAGAGACCTCTGTAACTATAATGAATCATATCAAAGGGATCAAAACAGAGAAGATAGTTGAGAATCCAATGGAAATCCCAAAGACATTAATGGAAGAATGGTCTCCACAGCTACTTGATGAACTTCCTCGGGCCTTTTGCG GCACTAGAAGGTGTAGAAGAAGTAGATGGTACCTTCCTTTTAGATCCAACATCAACTGCAGCGGAGGAGGATGGTGCAGTTGCCTTACACTTTTTCTGGGAACCAGCTGTAGAAGAAGATGGTGTAGTAGCAGCTTCCTTACCCTTTGA